A genome region from Prionailurus bengalensis isolate Pbe53 chromosome B4, Fcat_Pben_1.1_paternal_pri, whole genome shotgun sequence includes the following:
- the MANSC1 gene encoding MANSC domain-containing protein 1 isoform X1 gives MFFREEWGSSYTFVVICFLTLRLSTSQNCHTKSLEDVVIDIQSSLSKGIRGNEPIHTLTQEDCINSCCSTKNITGDKACNLMIFDTRKTTRQPNCYLFFCPSEEACPLKPAKGLMSYRIIRDFPALARTHLPSQELTQEGSLIHGQSPQVITPTPPPVTGYSESTDSLQKGAFSQKLGSSDHLEKLFEIDQASTRFPVDKEKGHSQSSRFSSEQNIAHLLPEKVTTLPTTKAVSSLHITSATPKPAFPPTTNAPVIPSVTFEPEGATSAPPLAVVTSQPPTSLLSTMLTHAEVTPKAGVTTTTVSNTIFEAPTDWKGPPETVPVREISNLSLNREDAYNPATLSLSTVDSSAATLLLSNVDSSAPNKSASQENGKASPGGSSLKSVPESQHGLPFEKWLLIGTLLFGVLFLAIGLVLLGRMFSESLRRRRYSRLDYLINGIYVDI, from the exons atgttctttaggGAAGAATGGGGCTCGAGTTACacttttgtggtaatttgcttcCTGACACTGAGGCTGTCCACCAGTCAGAACTGCCACACGAAGAGTCTAGAAGATGTTGTCATTGACATCCAGTCATCTCTTTCAAAGGGAATTAGAGGCAATGAACCTATACATACATTAACTCAGGAAGACTGCATTAATTCTTGCTGTTCAACGAAAAACATAACAG GAGACAAAGCATGTAACCTGATGATCTTCGACACTCGAAAAACAACTAGACAGCCCAACTGCTACCTATTTTTCTGTCCCAGTGAGGAAGCCTGTCCCCTGAAACCAGCAAAGGGACTTATGAGTTACAGGATAATTAGAG ACTTTCCAGCTCTGGCTAGAACTCATTTGCCAAGCCAAGAGTTAACCCAAGAAGGTTCTCTCATCCATGGCCAGTCTCCGCAGGTGATcactcccacaccccctcctgtGACAGGTTATTCAGAGTCCACTGACAGCTTACAGAAAGGTGCCTTTTCTCAGAAGTTGGGGTCCTCAGATCACTTGGAGAAACTATTCGAGATTGATCAAGCGAGTACACGGTTCCCTGTTGATAAAGAAAAGGGCCATTCTCAGAGTTCACGGTTTTCTTCAGAACAAAACATAGCTCATCTGCTGCCTGAAAAGGTGACAACACTCCCCACTACCAAGGCTGTTTCCTCTCTGCATATCACCTCTGCCACTCCAAAGCCTGCATTTCCCCCCACCACCAATGCTCCGGTGATACCTTCTGTGACTTTTGAACCAGAGGGGGCCACCTCAGCTCCACCCCTAGCTGTGGTCACGTCTCAGCCCCCCACAAGCCTCTTGTCTACAATGTTGACACATGCCGAAGTTACACCCAAAGCTGGCGTAACTACGACAACAGTCTCAAACACCATCTTTGAGGCACCTACGGACTGGAAAGGCCCCCCAGAAACAGTGCCAGTTAGAGAAATTTCCAACCTATCTTTGAACAGAGAGGATGCCTATAACCCTGCTACGCTTTCTTTGTCAACTGTGGATTCTTCTGCTGCCACATTACTTCTGTCAAATGTGGATTCTTCTGCTCCGAATAAAAGTGCTTCTCAGGAAAATGGGAAGGCCAGTCCAGGTGGTTCCTCCCTGAAGAGTGTTCCAGAAAGTCAGCATGGCCTCCCATTTGAAAAATGGCTCCTCATTGGGACCCTGCTCTTTGGTGTTCTGTTCCTAGCCATAGGCCTTGTCCTCTTGGGTAGAATGTTCTCAGAATCTCTCCGCAGGAGACGCTATTCAAGACTTGATTATTTGATCAATGGGATCTATGTTGACATCTAA
- the MANSC1 gene encoding MANSC domain-containing protein 1 isoform X2 — protein sequence MFFREEWGSSYTFVVICFLTLRLSTSQNCHTKSLEDVVIDIQSSLSKGIRGNEPIHTLTQEDCINSCCSTKNITDFPALARTHLPSQELTQEGSLIHGQSPQVITPTPPPVTGYSESTDSLQKGAFSQKLGSSDHLEKLFEIDQASTRFPVDKEKGHSQSSRFSSEQNIAHLLPEKVTTLPTTKAVSSLHITSATPKPAFPPTTNAPVIPSVTFEPEGATSAPPLAVVTSQPPTSLLSTMLTHAEVTPKAGVTTTTVSNTIFEAPTDWKGPPETVPVREISNLSLNREDAYNPATLSLSTVDSSAATLLLSNVDSSAPNKSASQENGKASPGGSSLKSVPESQHGLPFEKWLLIGTLLFGVLFLAIGLVLLGRMFSESLRRRRYSRLDYLINGIYVDI from the exons atgttctttaggGAAGAATGGGGCTCGAGTTACacttttgtggtaatttgcttcCTGACACTGAGGCTGTCCACCAGTCAGAACTGCCACACGAAGAGTCTAGAAGATGTTGTCATTGACATCCAGTCATCTCTTTCAAAGGGAATTAGAGGCAATGAACCTATACATACATTAACTCAGGAAGACTGCATTAATTCTTGCTGTTCAACGAAAAACATAACAG ACTTTCCAGCTCTGGCTAGAACTCATTTGCCAAGCCAAGAGTTAACCCAAGAAGGTTCTCTCATCCATGGCCAGTCTCCGCAGGTGATcactcccacaccccctcctgtGACAGGTTATTCAGAGTCCACTGACAGCTTACAGAAAGGTGCCTTTTCTCAGAAGTTGGGGTCCTCAGATCACTTGGAGAAACTATTCGAGATTGATCAAGCGAGTACACGGTTCCCTGTTGATAAAGAAAAGGGCCATTCTCAGAGTTCACGGTTTTCTTCAGAACAAAACATAGCTCATCTGCTGCCTGAAAAGGTGACAACACTCCCCACTACCAAGGCTGTTTCCTCTCTGCATATCACCTCTGCCACTCCAAAGCCTGCATTTCCCCCCACCACCAATGCTCCGGTGATACCTTCTGTGACTTTTGAACCAGAGGGGGCCACCTCAGCTCCACCCCTAGCTGTGGTCACGTCTCAGCCCCCCACAAGCCTCTTGTCTACAATGTTGACACATGCCGAAGTTACACCCAAAGCTGGCGTAACTACGACAACAGTCTCAAACACCATCTTTGAGGCACCTACGGACTGGAAAGGCCCCCCAGAAACAGTGCCAGTTAGAGAAATTTCCAACCTATCTTTGAACAGAGAGGATGCCTATAACCCTGCTACGCTTTCTTTGTCAACTGTGGATTCTTCTGCTGCCACATTACTTCTGTCAAATGTGGATTCTTCTGCTCCGAATAAAAGTGCTTCTCAGGAAAATGGGAAGGCCAGTCCAGGTGGTTCCTCCCTGAAGAGTGTTCCAGAAAGTCAGCATGGCCTCCCATTTGAAAAATGGCTCCTCATTGGGACCCTGCTCTTTGGTGTTCTGTTCCTAGCCATAGGCCTTGTCCTCTTGGGTAGAATGTTCTCAGAATCTCTCCGCAGGAGACGCTATTCAAGACTTGATTATTTGATCAATGGGATCTATGTTGACATCTAA